The window CCAGGATACTTGAAACTAGTATGTGAAAACACCAGAAGAATAATAGACTTTGTTAAGCTGAAATAACCTATTTCGAGTTAAATCAGGAGCATGCTATgcatatttgtgttttttctcctcttcttgttttaattgaaaaagatgTACTTACCAACTGAAGTGTCATGGAGATGCTCATGTGAAGATGATCCCAGCTTGAACTGTTGTCACCTGTCCACGTAGCAGCATACTTTTGGCTACCAATAAAACCGGCCCTAGTGAGAACAAAAGGACGCCTTCCACTGTTAGCCAATTTCATCCCTTCATATGTTGATCTAGCCATCAACATTCCATACACCTGAAGTAGGAGACAAGTGCTATTAAATAGTATGGAATCTCtacacaaacacaaaattttccattacAACACATCTTCTTTCTGGTCACATTTAAGAGTCCATTGGGTACATCTTATTCtggctaattttttttttgagaaaatagtTACGAGAAGAGGGTATGATAGGAACAGCTCAAGGTTATGCATACATTGTGATAGTAAGAATGACTCTGGCAACCACCAAATTCTTCATCTCCCCTATGAATGTTGCTCTCAGGCATCGTTTTTGTTACAGTCTGAAATGAGAAGTGATGAGATTGACTGTAAGGTACTGCCAAAAGTGTAAGCACAGACTAAAAAGACTTCACATGTAGAATTACCTTAAAAATAGCTGGTTCATTCATGTCATTCCATATACCATCAACACcattagaaataaaatctttaaCTAAATTTGCCCACCAGGATCGAGCTTTAGCTTGTGTAAATTCAGGAAATACACAAGGCCCAGGCCAAACGTCACCTAGGACAATTAAAAAGTGTTTAGTATACCACTAAAAGGTCACAGTTTAGTGCTAATTATAAGACACAAACCTACGTAAGGTTCTCCATCAGCTTTTTGGACCCAGACATCTTTTTCAGAACCACTGTCATAGACAAAATAACCCTTTTCATGTTTGATTCCAGGATCAAGCATCCAAATAGCTTTAAAACCAATTTGGTGAAGATCATCCGCCAAAGTTTTTGGATCAGCAAAACGCTCCTGAAATAGTGTCACTGTTATTAACTCTCCTTGTCACAATAATACTCCACGGCCTTGCTTTAAACATATGAGAAATGGCAAAAAGAAGAGGTTAATAGCTCGACTATGATTGCCATAAGCATAAGAAATGGCAATAATACTCATGCTTCTTGACACAATAAAAACATAAGaattgggggggggggggaatAAAGATatgatgattatgatttttctttttctttttcttcattttttccttcttacaAGAGACTTCATTGAATAAACCAAAGACAGATATACAAAAGATTCCAAAGGGAAACGTAAACACTTTAGTTGAAACACCAAGAGAAAGTGATGCCTGtgaaaaatctattaaatgAGTAATCTCAATgaaaatgattcaaataaGCAGTAAAATGCAGTGCCCTTTGTTGGAGATCAATTAGACAATGACATACAGGGTCGAAAGTGAAACAACGGAAACCATTCATGTAGTCTATATCTATCCATATAACATCGCAGGGTATATCTTTCTCTCGAAATGTTCTTGAAACCTGCAAAAGTAGTttagagagaaagaaaccAATTAATAGCTGAGCTATTCCTTGTAGGATCTGGAATAGACTAAAGTCTACCAAACAATCTTATGCATATTGCTTTTTTCATAGTCAAGAATGGAAAAGGCTAGAACATTTGCTTAAAACATAACGGTAGTTGGGCTGACATAACTACACTAGTCCTACACAAAACCATAGAAGATTTAGTTTTTCAGAATGAGTCTAAGAAGAATTGTCCCTAAACCGGAAAATCCCAGTACTATAAATGCAAGATTACTCCCTACCTCAAGTACTCTATCAGCAGAATCATAGCTCCAACGGCATTGGTGGTAGCCTAAGGCCCATTTTGGGGGCATAAACACGGTGCCTAGTGGGAAAAATAACCAGTTAAGACATAGAGCAGAAGCTGAGGGGTTTTAAACATATACATGTCCACGCAGATAAAATCCCAGCTATAGATAATGATGACTGAGCAATAACATCATTGaccaaaaattataaacaattattatttttattactactactattattttttaatttccatttttatagtttgagAGGCCAACTCCTAAAAGATCTCTTACATTATACATTTGTTTGATGAGTTAAACCAATCCAAAAATACAGACTTGAAAAGCAAGTTACCAACTGCCCTGGAGAATGACTTTAAAGCAGCCGCTGGTGAGGAAAACGGACCAAATGTAATGACAGGATATGAGGAAGGAGCAATAAATTGTATTACTGAATCTTCCCTCAGATCAATCTGCAAGAATACAGAGTTATAAACTTCTATACTGGCAATAACAGGTGAGATATCAAAACATCATAACTTCCACAGACAACAAGATCAGTTTTTGAAGCACCTCACAGCGCAGGGATGTATCAGCAAGAATGCCAAGTGCCTCTCCATTTGGAAGAATTGCCAACACCCATGGATGTGATTGGTACAGAGATGTAGTTACAGAACCATATCCATAAGCATCTGTATTCCATGTGAAAATCTACAAAGGAGGGAACTGCCAAAATCAAGAAGAATTAACCAACTAGTATCAAGTATACCCAATTATTAACTTACTCTTTTCCCCGTTCGCTCGAGCTGTCCACTAACTTCTCCGGTTCCATAAAGAGAGGTACCAGCAGGAAGCTGTAGAAAccaaatttgtcaaattacTTTGAATGGTTTTGAAGACTTGAGGTGTATACTTGCAGCAACCTTTAACAATAAGTAACCATAACAGCGAtacaccaaaaagaaaaacaataatatttatacaaaacaTACCTCAAGTTTAACAATCTGCTGTCCAAGGAGACACTCAAAAACAGGGATGTACGTAGGAAGCTTCTGGCTAGAAATCGGTGTGTCTCTGTCTTTGGgttttatgaaagaaaaacttggatAAGCCGCAGCTCTATCATTTGCAGAACAATCAAATCGAAAAACACTATCTTCCAGTATAGGCTCAAAAATCATATTCCCAGAGATAGTAGTATCTTTTGTGGTTCCTTCCTCTTTGGCGTTCGCCATTTTACATGTGAACTTTTCTGAAATCAACTTCTTGTTTGTCCTCTTTCTCCTGTACCCCCAAAGAAATaaatggaagagaagaaaaaaaaaatcagatggTTAAGCCATGTTGATCAAATacccaaaatttgaaatcacttCACCACCATGGGACAATTAAGATTCGAGTATAAAATATCCCTGACTTATTCATTTATACCAAATTCTCTATTGATCATGAGTGAGTGCACAGCTTTCTGTAGACCAAGATTTGATACAtcatacaaaaagaaaagtaaacaGAGAATAGATTGTCACTTCATCACATTCAATTGGGTCAAGTTATTTACATTCTAAGCTGAACTTAAGGAACGAGAGTCTAAAATATTAGCATATACAGTCATTCAAGCTCATTTCTGAAATCTCACAAATCATCAGAACTTCTCCTCACATGAGTTCTAAAGTACCACTGATTTTGAAACGAGTATGTTCGTAAAGTACCAAAAGAGCAATCAATTTGTCGAAACTATATGCGAATCGATCAACACGACTATCTCAAACATCTAAAAGCAATGGAAACCCATCAAAATCCTAACTAAAGAGAGCTAAAACAACCCATTTTCAAAGCCAACggtaaaaataagaaacaaaaacctGGAAAAATCAAGCTTCTTCGAATCCCAAAAACAAGCACCAGAAATTCTTAATGTAGAAATGCGAGATACAAGATTGGGAGTTCGATTAAGCCAATGAAAATATCCCGACGATCCAACACTTGGAACCTCTAAGCCACTCAACACTGATGCTTCTTCAATCATTTTCCAACTCCACcgtttttatattatatatcaaaaataTGCCTCACTCAAAATAATTCATTAggataaattattaaaatgggtttttaagaaaaatgaaaatgaaaattaactaTGTCTTTTCAGTTAATTGATGGCCTAAAAGTGAGGAATCGCATATGTTCGTCATGTTCTTGTTCATAAAGATTCCAAATTTATCATAAAAGAATAGACTACGCAGGTCATATGGTAGTGATGGGGTCTAACTTATTCCGGTAGCTAAGGAGATAAGCCAATCAACAAACGTTCAGTTCAaaaatttgttcattaagGCTCCAATTTAGTACATAAACCATCCATTAGTAGAAGAATTTATGATTGGAAATCAGctatttaaatagaaaaatgaaaaaatataataataataattacaaactttttttgaaaatagaaaaggttTTTGTAACATTTATTTCTACCaatattgttattgaaaaatttgtaTTCATTAAATTCATTGTGTAATGGGACAAAATTGGTGTGTGGATTGCAAAAATATTATACATGCTGAAATAACAATTGGTAATCATGGAGGATGACAAGTTTTTCTTCCACGATTATCATTAAGCCCAAATGACAATTAACATATCATGACGACGAACAATTTCTAATTAATGTTGAAATATATCTTCTGAAAATGTGTCTTCTCGCGGACAATTTTATGTTAGCACGGTCTAAAGGAACATCTTACATTTctaatcttatttttaaataattaattatatgaaacatattataaaactattaaCTTAagttatatttcatatttttaatgaacGAGGAGATATCTAGataactttaaataatttcaatttggtCCCTAAGTTTTAACGTACATTCTTAccaaattttgagtttagtttcCATTTGCTtctttatctttaaatttttacgcTTTTACTTGGAGTTTTTGCTAATATTCAtgtttaatcatttaaatacattttttcattttgtatattttggtttttcgtttttgtttctacatctaatttaatcttttaaacaaagtttcaagtttagatattttctataagtaaaattttatatttttctctatctaattcttttaagatCTAATATTGCATTAATGCTACAAACTTACCattgatatttataattttgttagttACTATAAAAACCtactaatattattaatttttcaataaactaaaaacGAAAAGACCTTTAATGGCCATATtacaataaaaatggtttgttTCTAATAAACCCTAATATGTATATTTAGCCTCTCATAATGTTCCTTAATTTTCCACATGCCTAGATATTAATTTCCCCATCCTTTCTTTCTATAAAATCATTTATCCATCTTTTCCtcttattttactttaatttccTCTAACGCATAAAAAGCTTCTCCCATGGCTACCATGTCTcactctcttctttctctcctcCTCtccttccctttcttctttttaggTATTTTGCTTTCGTTTTATTTCTCGCTTCGTTCTCGAACAATCACTGCaagaaactttatttttagtcACTCAATCAAAGATTCTTGTTCGTTTATAGCAACATGCAtgtgttaaaaaatatgttctaATCATAAATCACGATTAATAAAGTAGTTAATTcgaattcttttaaatatctaTCTCGATTCATAGCTATGTATTTGGAAAAGCTGAATCCTTTACCaacatatatgaaaacaaaaaagaattattactATTCCTTAtcttgattaaattaattaacttttttgaCAGGTGGAAATTCAACgacttttactattttaaatcaGTGTGATTACACGGTGTGGCCGGGACTTTTGTCCGGCGCCGGCACATCACAGCTCTCCACTACCGGCTTCGTTCTTGAGAAAGGACAGTCCAACCCCATCACCATCCCGCCGGGGTGGTCCGGCCGCATTTGGGGCCGCACTTATTGCTCCCATGATGCCACCGGCAGATTCACTTGCGCCACTGCCGACTGCGGCTCCGGCACTGTTGAATGCAACGGTAAGGGTGCTGTCCCGCCCGCCACCCTTGCCGAGTTCACTCTCAATGGTGCGAATGGGCTCGATTTCTACGATGTCAGCCTCGTCGATGGCTACAATGTGCCCATGTTAATCACCCCACAAGATGGAACAggtaaattttataaacacaGAAGAGTAAAAGTTAAAGCGATCAATCGAGCTTCATCTATGTTTGTCATTTCTATATAACTGATGAACATATAGATAATTTTCACACCGAATTAGTCAATAATTGAAAGAGTTGGGAACGACAGGTGGGGGAAATTGCACAACAACTGGATGTGCAACAGATTTAAACAGCGAATGTCCGTCAGAACTAAGAGTGGCAGCGAGCGACGGAAATGAAAAAAGTGTAGCGTGTAAAAGCGCATGTGAGGCTTTTGGTGACGCACAATACTGTTGTAGTGGTGAATATGGTAGTCCAAATACTTGTGGACCGTCATCTTATTCACAGTTCTTCAAATCCTCATGTCCACAAGCTTATAGCTATGCCTACGACGACGGTACCAGCACATTCACTTGCACTGCCGCCAATTACCTCATCACCTTTTGTCCCCTTTCAGATAGGTGAGTCACTTCTGTTcttctataaaaaaatctcGTTCTTTTTCATTACATTCATTGGTTGAATGAATTGTTTTTCAgtttccaaattttgaataataggtattttgttccaataaaaatagtataaaCTTTGGTTTTTTGAGAGATGGGTAGGGACTTGTAATTGTATTTTGATCGAAATTTGTTCTTTATGCAGAAACGCACAATCCCCAAAGGGAGTGGACAGCTCAAGAACCGAGCGTTCGGGCAGACCGTCGTTGATCGTAGCCGTTATCTCCATGGTGATGGCAGCTCTAAGTCAgcaatttttgtttctcttttagaCGTTCTCCATCCGCCATTGGCGTTATTAATTTTCACTAATTTGCTCATATACAGCATTGGATTTTAGTAGATGAAAAAAGAttatggaattaatctattatataattaatagtttatgATTATCTTAAAATTCATTATTGtttcattattaaattttagcaatattttacaacatttttaacacttttgatatttttctctcatgttttaatttatatgtttcatGATTTAgtactaattatttttaaaaaatattattgattacATTATCTTTggaaatatttaattgttttcttattaattaacatcatcttttagttttagttttgattgGTGTCATGTATTAATATTGGTTgatattagtttaatgtagaatatttcaaattaatggttttccttcaatttactatactataaaatattaacttgtGTTGCATGTGTAAAGattatatgtttgatttttatatttaaatattactaaataaaataatatatctttaataataagtttttttatatcGTTGGGTAGGAAGattaataataagtttttttacaTAGTTGAGCATTAAGATTCGAAGTACGAAAAAGAATAACCTTCTATCATTTTTGTATATCTTCCGGTCTCTCTAAAATCATCAAATATTAACATAAtgtaacataaaaaatatattgcaaaTAAAAGCAAAGTCAAAGATGAATGTTGAGGgttgtatcaatcaaatgtttgtaagaaaatggttgaaaagaTCCGTTTATATAgtccaaaaaattaaaataaattgttacggattttgttattaaatataaattcataaactttagaaattaaattattaaaatatatagataaaaaaaaatctttttatatcCTATAATGAAgttaagaattaaaagaaaaaaatgaatcaattacaaaataatatataattaatattttttttaaaaaaaccatttgaatataaaggataagaattatttttattatataaatgactttttttttaaataataactaatatttatttttaaaaggtaaaataacattaattttaataaaaaaagatttttaaaattaaatatctatatatatataataaaaaaaaagtgcgGGACTCACgcttaatatatataaggaagaaaaaaatgatgtgGGATCCATAACTTCACTATTTTTGTCAGATTTGctttattctatattttacattagtttctaaaataactttatttttttaaaaaaaaaaaaaactaacttaatccttttaacaaattttcaagttattttttctataactatcttaaattttatatttttctataacgatttattttttacatatatcTAATATTGCATTAATGCTATAAACTTaccattaatatttataatttttttctaagacgtagtaataattttttgtatagAATTTGTTTAGTTACTATAAAAAGCTACtgatattatttctttctatattattatttgccATATTACAGTAAAATGGTTTACTAAAACTGAACGTACagctttattttaaaaaattaaagaaattatcataaaaagttttgtttctaaaatccGATTAAATATGTTGACATGAGATCCATTTAGATATaaagtagaaagaaaaattttatagaattaGATGTTTTGGTTGCATGAGATTCTCTGAGACTTAAACCGAACCGTATATGCATTTCAGTTTTGATTCGGTTTGACACAAACATACGGTTCGGTTCAGTTTGGTATGAGATGTTTTTAgatatctaatatatatatatagaaagaataaattaacattatttttataaaaaaaaaagtttgtataACTAACTTAGTCtttttcaagttattttttctataactatcttaaattttatatttttctataattaatattaattctttctatattattatttgccATATTACAATAAAGTTTACTAATGAGAAACCCTAATGTTCCTTAATTTCCCGCAATGcctaaatattaatttcacattcctttcttctataaattattcatttacCCATCGTCTTTTCCTCTTATTTTACTTCAATTTTCTCTAACACAAAAGCTTCTCCCATGGCTACCATGTCTTACTCTCTACTTGCTCTCCTTCTCTCCTTCCCTTTCTTGTTAGGtattttcctcttcttttatCTCTCGATTTGTTATCATAAAATCACTACAAGAAGCTTTACTTTTAGTTGAATCAATCAACGTCTATTGTTCATTTATAGCAACATGCATGCATGCGTTAGGAAAGATGTTCTTCTAGGTCGAATTCTTTTACATGTCTATCTTTATTCGTAAGAATGTATATAgcaatatatatgtaaacaaaaaaataattattactattcCTTATCttagttaaattaattaacttttttgaCAGGTACTGGAAATTCAGCaacttttaccattttaaatcAATGTGCTTACACGGTGTGGCCGGGACTTTCTTCCGGCGCCGACTCACCACAGCTCTCCACTACCGGCTTTGTTCTTGAGGTAGGAAAGTCCAACGCCATCACCATCCCGTCGGGGTGGTCCGGCCGCATTTGGGCCCGCACTTATTGCTCCCAAGATTCCACCGGCAGATTCACTTGTGCCACTGCCGACTGCGGCTCCCGCACTATTGACTGCAAAGGTAAGGGTGCTACCCCGCCCGCCACCTTTGCCGAGATCACTCTCAATGGTTTGGATGGGCTCGATTTCTACGATATCAGCCTCGTTGATGGCTACAATTTGCCCATCTCAATTACTCCCCAAAATGGAACAGgtaactttttcaaaaatttattaatagaatttgaaaaactgcttaattgaaattgaaatgttgACTGTCAATAATTGAAATGCTTAGAAATTGGTGGAGGAAATTGCCCAACAGTTGAATGTGCAAAAGATATAAACAGCCATTG of the Cucumis sativus cultivar 9930 chromosome 3, Cucumber_9930_V3, whole genome shotgun sequence genome contains:
- the LOC101208897 gene encoding thaumatin-like protein 1b, giving the protein MATMSYSLLALLLSFPFLLGTGNSATFTILNQCAYTVWPGLSSGADSPQLSTTGFVLEVGKSNAITIPSGWSGRIWARTYCSQDSTGRFTCATADCGSRTIDCKGKGATPPATFAEITLNGLDGLDFYDISLVDGYNLPISITPQNGTEIGGGNCPTVECAKDINSHCPAKLRLTDRDGSGKGVACKSACEAFGDAKYCCSDEFGSPDTCKPSSYSQFFKSACPRAYTYAYEDGNTFGCNGANYLITFCPSPHWQPPHIVDTSRAERSRILSMFVALISIMMAALSRQFY
- the LOC101209138 gene encoding thaumatin-like protein 1b isoform X2, giving the protein MATMSHSLLSLLLSFPFFFLGGNSTTFTILNQCDYTVWPGLLSGAGTSQLSTTGFVLEKGQSNPITIPPGWSGRIWGRTYCSHDATGRFTCATADCGSGTVECNGKGAVPPATLAEFTLNGANGLDFYDVSLVDGYNVPMLITPQDGTGGGNCTTTGCATDLNSECPSELRVAASDGNEKSVACKSACEAFGDAQYCCSGEYGSPNTCGPSSYSQFFKSSCPQAYSYAYDDGTSTFTCTAANYLITFCPLSDR
- the LOC101209138 gene encoding thaumatin-like protein 1b isoform X1, which encodes MGQLRFEYKISLTYSFIPNSLFLTGGNSTTFTILNQCDYTVWPGLLSGAGTSQLSTTGFVLEKGQSNPITIPPGWSGRIWGRTYCSHDATGRFTCATADCGSGTVECNGKGAVPPATLAEFTLNGANGLDFYDVSLVDGYNVPMLITPQDGTGGGNCTTTGCATDLNSECPSELRVAASDGNEKSVACKSACEAFGDAQYCCSGEYGSPNTCGPSSYSQFFKSSCPQAYSYAYDDGTSTFTCTAANYLITFCPLSDR